TGGCTGGGCGCTATTCGCAATTGGGTGGATCTGCAGAATGACAACGACACATTTTTTTGTGTCGTTGATCTGCATGCCGTCACCGTTCCGCACCAACCAAATCGCTTAGCGGAGGACACCCTCAGCACCGCAGCCCTCTACCTGGCCTGCGGTCTCGATCCCGATCAATCCACCGTCTTTGTCCAAAGCCACGTCAAAGCTCACAGCGAGCTGTGCTGGCTTCTGAACTGCGTCACGCCCCTGAACTGGCTCGAGCGCATGATTCAGTTCAAGGAAAAAGCCGTTAAACAAGGCGACAACGTCTCGGTAGGCCTTCTTGACTACCCAGTGCTGATGGCCGCCGACATCCTTCTCTATGACGCAGACCTTGTACCTGTTGGAGAAGATCAGAAACAACATTTGGAATTGGCTCGCGACATCGCCCAACAACGCATCAACGCTCGCTTCGGCTCAGAGGATCAACCGCTGCTTCAGGTTCCCAAACCCTTGATCATGCGAGAGGGGGCAAGGGTGATGAGCCTCACAGATG
The Synechococcus sp. CC9311 DNA segment above includes these coding regions:
- the trpS gene encoding tryptophan--tRNA ligase, whose product is MGRPRVLSGVQPTGALHLGNWLGAIRNWVDLQNDNDTFFCVVDLHAVTVPHQPNRLAEDTLSTAALYLACGLDPDQSTVFVQSHVKAHSELCWLLNCVTPLNWLERMIQFKEKAVKQGDNVSVGLLDYPVLMAADILLYDADLVPVGEDQKQHLELARDIAQQRINARFGSEDQPLLQVPKPLIMREGARVMSLTDGRNKMSKSDPNDNSRITLLDPPALITKKIKRAKTDPQMGLEFSNPDRPETDNLLGLYALLSGKGRTAAAEECAEMGWGTFKPLLAEAAVNALEPIQDRYNELMNDRGELENVLQQGRERAEGVATATVDRVRKAMGFLTA